Proteins encoded in a region of the Labrus mixtus chromosome 19, fLabMix1.1, whole genome shotgun sequence genome:
- the zbtb47b gene encoding zinc finger and BTB domain-containing protein 47, protein MLIVEKTTDFPSAEFSLVEDVALHFTCLMDRLNEQRLFQPDLCDVDIVLVRQHSTFPAHKGVLAAYSPFFHSLFAQSKQLRQVDLSLDALTSQGLQQILNFIYTSKLLVSSRTVRDVLNAATLLQMSDIAASCRDLISSHSLRTTCADMANQEGLSSSDPALPPSQLYSEIKQESELGRVYKRDGSSPFSVRVEEAGKSTSQQKQYYQKEDGSGGGANTGMASLCKVESNGEESKTADSHASFNRDQIIVEVNLNNQTLNVSKGSEGKSLTATETATIFGHCHDNAQDSEDDEENEAENEDTVEEEDDDDLKRRDLLGQSSEEDDEEEDEEEEENTLNIPGLEQAALLDRPRRGTRAFAMAGTTASMRQTLTEATLANQRQGGKRTLDAEGLSQKVRLEEKQHFPCKKCPRVFNNRWYLEKHMNVTHNRMQICNNCGKRFLLESELLLHQQTDCEKSIQCVTCGKAFKKLWSLHEHNKIVHGYAEKKFSCEICEKKFYTMAHVRKHMVAHTKDMPFTCETCGKSFKRSMSLKVHSLQHSGEKPFKCENCSERFQYKYQLRSHMSIHIGHKQFMCQWCGKDFNMKQYFDEHMKTHTGEKPYICEICGKSFTSRPNMKRHRRTHTGEKPYPCEVCGQRFRFSNMLKAHREKCFRVSNPMVTDINNPLSLDHPLGLPAVDSSGQVQLGTALPATSVTTPAAASSPHPLHPLLHSMGGLPPTPHLPPPPPLFSAGRMNSNN, encoded by the exons ATG CTCATAGTGGAGAAGACCACAGACTTCCCCTCTGCTGAGTTCTCTCTGGTGGAGGATGTGGCTCTGCACTTCACCTGTTTGATGGACAGGCTGAACGAGCAGCGCCTCTTCCAGCCTGACCTGTGCGACGTTGACATCGTTCTGGTGCGTCAACACAGCACCTTCCCCGCCCACAAGGGAGTGCTGGCGGCCTACAGCCCATTCTTCCACTCCCTCTTCGCCCAGAGCAAACAGCTGCGTCAGGTGGACCTGTCGCTGGACGCTCTGACCTCGCAGGGCCTGCAGCAAATCCTCAACTTCATCTACACCTCCAAGCTGCTGGTGAGCAGCCGCACTGTCCGTGACGTCCTCAACGCAGCGACCCTCCTTCAGATGAGCGACATAGCAGCCTCCTGTCGTGACCTTATCAGCAGCCACTCGCTGAGGACCACCTGTGCTGATATGGCCAATCAGGAGGGGCTCAGCAGCAGTGACCCAGCGTTGCCCCCCAGCCAGCTGTACTCGGAGATCAAACAGGAGTCAGAGCTGGGGAGGGTGTACAAGAGGGATGGCAGCAGCCCGTTCTCTGTGAGGGTGGAGGAGGCGGGGAAGTCGACCTCCCAGCAGAAGCAGTATTACCAGAAGGAGGATGGgtcagggggcggggctaacACTGGCATGGCTTCTTTGTGCAAAGTGGAGAGCAACGGAGAGGAGTCAAAGACGGCAGATAGCCACGCCTCCTTCAACAGAGACCAAATCATTGTTGAAGTCAACTTAAACAACCAGACCCTTAACGTGTCAAAGGGGTCAGAGGGGAAATCGTTAACCGCAACAGAGACGGCCACCATCTTCGGTCATTGCCACGACAACGCGCAAGATTCAGAGGACGACGAGGAGAATGAGGCGGAGAATGAAGACACcgttgaagaggaggatgacgaTGACCTGAAGAGGAGGGACCTACTTGGGCAGAGTAGCGAGGAGGATgacgaggaggaagatgaggaagaggaggagaacacTTTAAACATTCCAGGGTTGGAGCAGGCGGCCTTGTTGGATCGACCTCGCAGGGGCACCAGGGCCTTTGCCATGGCGGGCACCACTGCATCCATGCGACAGACGCTCACAGAGGCCACGCTGGCCAACCAGCGGCAGGGCGGGAAGAGGACGCTGGACGCGGAGGGGCTTAGTCAGAAAgtgaggctggaggagaagcaACACTTCCCGTGTAAGAAATGCCCCCGCGTGTTCAACAACCGCTGGTACCTGGAGAAACACATGAACGTCACACACAACCGCATGCAGATCTGCAATAACTGCGGGAAGCGCTTCCTGCTGGAGAGCGAGCTGCTTCTGCACCAACAGACTGACTGTGAGAAGAGCATCCAG TGTGTAACATGTGGTAAGGCCTTTAAAAAGCTGTGGTCCTTACACGAGCACAACAAGATCGTCCATGGCTACGCCGAGAAGAAGTTCTCCTGCGAGATCTGTGAGAAGAAGTTTTACACCATGGCTCATGTCAGGAAGCACATGGTCG cccATACGAAGGACATGCCATTCACCTGCGAGACGTGCGGGAAGTCGTTCAAGCGCAGCATGTCCCTGAAGGTTCACTCTCTGCAGCACTccggagagaaacccttcaagTGTGAG AACTGCAGCGAGCGCTTCCAGTACAAATACCAGCTGCGGTCCCACATGAGCATTCACATCGGACACAAGCAGTTCATGTGTCAGTGGTGTGGAAAGGACTTCAACATGAAACAGTACTTTGAcgaacacatgaagacacacactg GAGAGAAGCCGTacatctgtgagatctgtgggAAGAGCTTCACCAGCCGGCCCAACATGAAGCGCCACCGCCGAACCCACACCGGAGAGAAGCCGTACCCCTGCGAGGTGTGCGGCCAGCGCTTCCGCTTCTCCAACATGCTCAAAGCCCACAGGGAGAAATGCTTCCGCGTCAGCAACCCCATGGTTACAGACATCAACAACCCCCTCAGTCTTGACCATCCTTTGGGCCTGCCTGCTGTGGACTCCTCCGGTCAGGTGCAGCTTGGGACAGCACTCCCTGCTACATCTGTGACCACACCCGCTGCTGCCTCTAGCCCACACCCTCTTCACCCCTTGCTGCACTCCATGGGAGGGCTGCCACCAACCCCTCATTTACCCCCACCGCCTCCTCTGTTCTCTGCCGGTAGGATGAACTCCAACAACTAA